A window of Triplophysa dalaica isolate WHDGS20190420 chromosome 7, ASM1584641v1, whole genome shotgun sequence contains these coding sequences:
- the slc29a4a gene encoding equilibrative nucleoside transporter 4 isoform X2, producing MGSKGVERRKQATPGQTPEGNVVMSFSFESYQLEEEDCQVKDISDKGVLALSEHAFEEPVPEDRYHGIYFAMLLAGVGFLLPYNSFITDVDYLHHKFEGTHIVFDMGLTYIVVALVAVILNNVLVEMLSLHTRITVGYFFALGPLLFVTVFDVWLEKFTTKQSYIINLMSMGIVAFGCTVQQSSFYGYMGMLPKHYTQGVMTGESTAGVIISLSRIFTKILIQNEKENTIIFFGISITMVLMCFVLHLLVQRTRFVRYYTGLARRGLSYAKDHSHHGNQYQVHHDVITEEGNGGVGASPPEDGSTDFAGSNTYVRFDVPKPKIRRNWPGIKDMILHRYVVARAIWTYMLSIAVTYFITLCLFPGLESEIKNAKLGEWLPIIIMAIFNISDFVGKIVAAVPYDWNGTRLLLCSCVRVVFIPLFIMCVYPAQKPTFSHPAWPCIFSLLMGISNGYFGSVPMIHAAGKVAPEQRELAGNIMTVSYMSGLMLGSVVAYAAYSFTAPGSRFHSGTGYNFTKGY from the exons ATGGGCTCTAAAGGAGTAGAGAGGCGTAAACAGGCCACCCCTGGCCAGACCCCTGAGGGGAACGTGGTGATGAGCTTCAGTTTTGAAAGCTACCAGCTGGAGGAAGAAGACTGCCAAGTGAAAGATATCTCAGATAAAGGGGTGCTGGCCCTTTCAGAACATG CCTTTGAGGAGCCTGTTCCAGAAGATCGCTACCATGGGATCTATTTTGCCATGCTCCTGGCCGGAGTTGGATTCCTGTTGCCTTACAATAGCTTCATTACAGATGTGGACTACCTCCATCATAAATTTGAAG GGACACACATTGTGTTTGATATGGGTTTAACGTACATCGTTGTTGCTCTTGTGGCCGTGATCCTAAACAACGTCCTGGTGGAGATGCTGAGCCTGCACACCAGGATCACTGTGG GTTATTTCTTTGCACTTGGACCTCTGCTGTTTGTCACCGTCTTTGATGTGTGGCTGGAAAAGTTCACCACGAAGCAGTCGTACATCATCAACCTGATGTCTATGGGGATTGTGGCATTTGGATGCACAG TGCAGCAGTCCAGCTTCTATGGATACATGGGGATGCTACCTAAACACTACACACAGGGAGTGATGACCGGAGAGA GCACGGCAGGAGTGATCATTTCACTCAGCCGTATTTTCACTAAAATACTGATCCAAAACGAGAAGGAGAACACCATCATCTTCTTTGGCATTTCCATCACGATGGTGCTGATGTGCTTCGTTCTGCACTTGCTGGTGCAGAGGACAAGATTTGTGCGGTACTACACCGGTCTGGCACGTCGGGGTCTGTCCTATGCCAAAGACCACTCACACCATGGAAACCAGTATCAGGTCCATCATGATGTCATTACAGAAGAA GGCAATGGTGGTGTGGGTGCTTCCCCACCTGAAGATGGCTCCACAGACTTTGCCGGCAGCAACACTTACGTAAGGTTTGATGTGCCCAAACCAAAGATTAGACGCAACTGGCCAGGTATTAAAG ACATGATTCTACATCGCTATGTAGTCGCCCGGGCGATCTGGACTTACATGCTGTCCATTGCTGTGACTTATTTCATCACACTGTGTCTTTTTCCTGGACTCGAGTCTGAAATCAAGAATGCCAAATTGGGGGAATGGTTGCCCATTATTATCATGGCCATCTTCAACATATCTGACTTTGTCGGCAAA ATCGTGGCGGCAGTGCCATACGACTGGAACGGGACACGTCTTCTCTTGTGCTCTTGTGTGCGAGTGGTCTTCATCCCTCTGTTCATCATGTGCGTTTACCCCGCTCAGAAGCCCACCTTCAGCCACCCGGCCTGGCCTTGCATCTTCTCTCTCCTCATGGGCATTTCTAATGGCTACTTTGGCAGCGTTCCTATGATTCATGCTGCGGGCAAAGTAGCACCTGAGCAGAGGGAACTAGCAG GGAACATAATGACTGTGTCCTACATGTCTGGACTAATGTTGGGCTCTGTGGTTGCCTATGCTGCCTACAGCTTCACCGCTCCAGGCTCTAGATTTCACTCTGGGACCGGCTACAACTTCACTAAGGGTTACTAG
- the slc29a4a gene encoding equilibrative nucleoside transporter 4 isoform X1, with protein MGSKGVERRKQATPGQTPEGNVVMSFSFESYQLEEEDCQVKDISDKGVLALSEHAFEEPVPEDRYHGIYFAMLLAGVGFLLPYNSFITDVDYLHHKFEGTHIVFDMGLTYIVVALVAVILNNVLVEMLSLHTRITVGYFFALGPLLFVTVFDVWLEKFTTKQSYIINLMSMGIVAFGCTVQQSSFYGYMGMLPKHYTQGVMTGESTAGVIISLSRIFTKILIQNEKENTIIFFGISITMVLMCFVLHLLVQRTRFVRYYTGLARRGLSYAKDHSHHGNQYQVHHDVITEEVRFGNGGVGASPPEDGSTDFAGSNTYVRFDVPKPKIRRNWPGIKDMILHRYVVARAIWTYMLSIAVTYFITLCLFPGLESEIKNAKLGEWLPIIIMAIFNISDFVGKIVAAVPYDWNGTRLLLCSCVRVVFIPLFIMCVYPAQKPTFSHPAWPCIFSLLMGISNGYFGSVPMIHAAGKVAPEQRELAGNIMTVSYMSGLMLGSVVAYAAYSFTAPGSRFHSGTGYNFTKGY; from the exons ATGGGCTCTAAAGGAGTAGAGAGGCGTAAACAGGCCACCCCTGGCCAGACCCCTGAGGGGAACGTGGTGATGAGCTTCAGTTTTGAAAGCTACCAGCTGGAGGAAGAAGACTGCCAAGTGAAAGATATCTCAGATAAAGGGGTGCTGGCCCTTTCAGAACATG CCTTTGAGGAGCCTGTTCCAGAAGATCGCTACCATGGGATCTATTTTGCCATGCTCCTGGCCGGAGTTGGATTCCTGTTGCCTTACAATAGCTTCATTACAGATGTGGACTACCTCCATCATAAATTTGAAG GGACACACATTGTGTTTGATATGGGTTTAACGTACATCGTTGTTGCTCTTGTGGCCGTGATCCTAAACAACGTCCTGGTGGAGATGCTGAGCCTGCACACCAGGATCACTGTGG GTTATTTCTTTGCACTTGGACCTCTGCTGTTTGTCACCGTCTTTGATGTGTGGCTGGAAAAGTTCACCACGAAGCAGTCGTACATCATCAACCTGATGTCTATGGGGATTGTGGCATTTGGATGCACAG TGCAGCAGTCCAGCTTCTATGGATACATGGGGATGCTACCTAAACACTACACACAGGGAGTGATGACCGGAGAGA GCACGGCAGGAGTGATCATTTCACTCAGCCGTATTTTCACTAAAATACTGATCCAAAACGAGAAGGAGAACACCATCATCTTCTTTGGCATTTCCATCACGATGGTGCTGATGTGCTTCGTTCTGCACTTGCTGGTGCAGAGGACAAGATTTGTGCGGTACTACACCGGTCTGGCACGTCGGGGTCTGTCCTATGCCAAAGACCACTCACACCATGGAAACCAGTATCAGGTCCATCATGATGTCATTACAGAAGAAGTAAGATTT GGCAATGGTGGTGTGGGTGCTTCCCCACCTGAAGATGGCTCCACAGACTTTGCCGGCAGCAACACTTACGTAAGGTTTGATGTGCCCAAACCAAAGATTAGACGCAACTGGCCAGGTATTAAAG ACATGATTCTACATCGCTATGTAGTCGCCCGGGCGATCTGGACTTACATGCTGTCCATTGCTGTGACTTATTTCATCACACTGTGTCTTTTTCCTGGACTCGAGTCTGAAATCAAGAATGCCAAATTGGGGGAATGGTTGCCCATTATTATCATGGCCATCTTCAACATATCTGACTTTGTCGGCAAA ATCGTGGCGGCAGTGCCATACGACTGGAACGGGACACGTCTTCTCTTGTGCTCTTGTGTGCGAGTGGTCTTCATCCCTCTGTTCATCATGTGCGTTTACCCCGCTCAGAAGCCCACCTTCAGCCACCCGGCCTGGCCTTGCATCTTCTCTCTCCTCATGGGCATTTCTAATGGCTACTTTGGCAGCGTTCCTATGATTCATGCTGCGGGCAAAGTAGCACCTGAGCAGAGGGAACTAGCAG GGAACATAATGACTGTGTCCTACATGTCTGGACTAATGTTGGGCTCTGTGGTTGCCTATGCTGCCTACAGCTTCACCGCTCCAGGCTCTAGATTTCACTCTGGGACCGGCTACAACTTCACTAAGGGTTACTAG